The Alkalispirochaeta americana genome segment TATCCAGCAGCAGCTAGTGTCAACAATGTGTATCCGGTAGTCGGAAATGACTGCTGGACTGGTGGGTTTTGGTCTGGGCAGCTATGGCTAGCCTATGAATGGACAGGGGATGATCGGTTCCGTAAGGCCGCTGAAAAACAGTTGCCAGGGTACCAGCGGAGACTGGATGAACGAATCGCTATAGATCATCACGATATGGGATTTTTATATATTCCCTCGTGTGTTGCTGCCTGGAAGCTGACTGGCAACCGGGATGCCCGGGATACTGCGCTTCAGGCAGCTGATCAGCTAATGAACCGGTTTCATGAAAAAGCCGGGATTTTCCAGGCCTGGGGAGATCTAAGTGATCCGGATCAGAGTGGTAAGATGATCATTGATTGTACCTTGAATGTTCCGTTGCTGTTCTGGGCTAGCTGTGAAAGTGGGAAGTCTCATTATCGTGAGGCCGCAGAACGTCATTTGAAAGCCTCGGTTAAATATCTTGTAAGAGATGATTCTACAACCTTTCACTGTTATGTGTTTGATGCGGCATCCGGAGATCCTATAAAAGGTGTGACCGCGCAAGGTGCATCAGATGATTCCTGTTGGACCAGAGGACAGGTTTGGGGCATATATGGTTTTGCATTGGCTATGAGATTGATGCAGGATACGGTATTTCTGGATGCCTCTGTAGATCTTAGTGAATACTATATCAGTCACCTGCCGGAAGACATGATTCCATACTGGGATATGGTGTTCCAGTCCGGGGGTGAAGAACGTGACAGCTCTGCAGCTGCAATCGCAGCTGCAGGAATGCTCGAGTTATCAGACTTGATGACCGAGGAAGATAAGGCAACAAAACGACGTTATTATGACATTGCGATCCATAGCCTGCGAGCTCTGGATGCATATCAGAACTGTGATGCCCGCCCCGGGCAGGGATTATTGCTACATAGTGTGTACAGCAAGCCGCACAACAACGGTGTAGATGAGTCAACGCTTTGGGGTGATTATTTTTATCTGGAAGCATTGATGAATGCTGCCAGGAAACGTCCATCGTACTGGTATTCATGACTATGACTGGAATACATGCAAAAGAAATTCAGTTACATAACAAAGAAGATTTCGTGCACTCCCTGGGGGTGTTGCTTGAACCGATATCGAGGTATCAAAAAAACGAACTTCCAGGTTTTCTTCCGGGTAATGGAGCCGCTCATTATAGTGATCGTATTGCGGCTTTTGAGACATGGAGTCGATTACTCTGGGGTATTGCTCCCTTGGTTGCACACGATTCCTGTGAGCATGATGGTGATCGGAATCAGTTGGTGGATGTCTGGCTGCCTCGTATGCTTTCTGGAATCATAAATGGTACAGACCCGGATGCCCCGGAATTTTGGGGGTGCCCGGGAGATTTTGACCAGCGATGGGTTGAGACAGCAGCGGTGGCGTACAGTTTGCTGCTTGCCCCACAGACCTTCTGGAAACCTCTGTCTGGTGTTGAGAAAAAACGACTGACTGCATGGATGTATCGCATAAATTCAGTGACAATTTCCGCGAATAACTGGGAGTTTTTTCGGGTTTTGATTAACCTGGCGCTGCTCTGCATTGGAGCGCCAATTGATACATCTATTCTGATGGAGCACTTGAACAGGTCTCTGGACTTTATTGACAGTCTCTATGTTGGTGATGGTTGGTATAAAGATGGGCAGACATATGACTATTATAACGCATTCGCATTTCATTATTATGGGTTGCTTTTTGCCGTTCATGCGGCAGATGTAATGCCAGAGCGATCAGCCAGATACAGAGCGCGCGCCCGACGTTTCGCTACCGATTTTATCCTTTTTTTTGCAGATGATGGATCTAGTATACCGTATGGCCGAAGTCTGGTGTACCGCTTCGCTAGTGTTTCTTTTTTTTCTGCATGTGTATATGCCAATCTTGAGTGTATTCCCTGGGGCCAAATGAAGGGGATAATTTTTAGGAACCTGCGCTGGTGGTTTGATGGCCGCATGTTGGATACAGCTGGTTTGCTTTCATTAGGCTATACATATCCTAATACGGCAATGACGGAGCAATATAATGCTCCAGGTTCTCCGTATTGGGCGCTAAAGACATATCTGCTTTGTGCTGTTCCTGAATCCCATAATTTCTGGCAGGTGAAGGAATCTTCATTGGCACAGATAGACAAACCAGGATATCTGAAGAAATCACAAATGGTTATCTCACCGGTTTCTGATGGCGGCAGAATTCTATATAACCCAGGACAGTATGGTGAATATGAGCTTCGCCAGCAGGCAGCAAAATACGGGAAATTTTCCTATAGCAGTCTATCCGGGTTTTGTATTTCAAGTGATTCATTTGATCTTGAATTAACAGGGTGTGACTGTTCGTTGGTCTTATCTGAAGATGGCAGTAATTGGCGCGTGCGCCGTCATGTTGAAGATTCATGGTTTGATGGGAAGTCTCTTGTATCGATGTGGAGGCCCTGGGAAGATGTTGAAATTAGAACAGAAGTTATCCCACTGGGTGACTGGCATGTACGAATTCATACGATACATACCAAACGCAGACTGTATGTCGCTGAAGGTGGATTCTCTTACCCGCATTCCGGAGACAAAAACGATATTCAGGAGACAATGAAAAGCAGATATCTCCAGGGCGCAGTAATAAGATCATCATCCAGACGATTGCAGAGTAGAGAAGGCACTGAAAAAATAGATATAGAAAGTGCTTTGTACAGTTTTCATGGATGGTCAGATTTCTGTTTGACAGGGCCTTTGCCAGCAATGAATATTGTGTGGCCGAGAGTCGGGATTCCTGTGTTGAGGGGAGAACTAAAAGCTGGGAAAGAGAGCGATTTTATTTCTGTATCGGCAGTGCTGCAATCAAGGGATGGATGGAGATTGAACCTGAAGCAGGCGCTTTGCGCAATGAAAAAACTCAACGAAAGCGCAAAAATGAAACAGCATTCTAAAAAACTTGACTTTCTTGCTGGAGCTGATATACTGCCAACTTAGCGAGGTGATACGTGAAGAAATAGTTTCATTTGGTGAAATGTGTTATGGCTGAAATCTCCTAGAAACGAGTTGTTTTTCAGATTTCGAGTCTTGAGGTTGCTTTTGGAAGGTGGTGGATCAAACTTGGCAGTTTCACTGAGCTTACTCGGCATGCAGAGTCGTTTTGTACCATGGGGCCGGCTACACCTAATTGGTGAAGTAGCAGTTTGTGAGGTTCAGAGATATGGTGTAGACGTGGGCAGAATTCAGCGCGGTGGCGCCAGACTTGGCGCGTACAACTTGGAAGCGGGTGCTAATCAGCGGGCCAGTAATGTGGTAAATGATCGTGAAATCAGTAGTATCTCTGCAGCAGAAAAAGAGGATCTTAACTGGGTCGCCATATTTGAAGATGTCCAAGGGTTTCATAAAAACAGCCAGGGGTGCAGTTTGAGCATCACTATCGACCTGAATTACCGGGAAAATTTCTGTAAATACGGCGCGAGCGCACCGGAAGTAATGAGTAAACATGTTTCGTGTAGATTGTGTAATCGCAAATGAGGAAGATGTGCAGAAATGTCTTGGTATTGAGGCTGAAGGAGTGGGTTTTAGTGCAGATCATTTGAGTATAGA includes the following:
- a CDS encoding glycoside hydrolase family 88 protein produces the protein MDEIDVYRSIGHCIRQIEQNMAVFYEDCYPAAASVNNVYPVVGNDCWTGGFWSGQLWLAYEWTGDDRFRKAAEKQLPGYQRRLDERIAIDHHDMGFLYIPSCVAAWKLTGNRDARDTALQAADQLMNRFHEKAGIFQAWGDLSDPDQSGKMIIDCTLNVPLLFWASCESGKSHYREAAERHLKASVKYLVRDDSTTFHCYVFDAASGDPIKGVTAQGASDDSCWTRGQVWGIYGFALAMRLMQDTVFLDASVDLSEYYISHLPEDMIPYWDMVFQSGGEERDSSAAAIAAAGMLELSDLMTEEDKATKRRYYDIAIHSLRALDAYQNCDARPGQGLLLHSVYSKPHNNGVDESTLWGDYFYLEALMNAARKRPSYWYS
- a CDS encoding DUF2264 domain-containing protein is translated as MTGIHAKEIQLHNKEDFVHSLGVLLEPISRYQKNELPGFLPGNGAAHYSDRIAAFETWSRLLWGIAPLVAHDSCEHDGDRNQLVDVWLPRMLSGIINGTDPDAPEFWGCPGDFDQRWVETAAVAYSLLLAPQTFWKPLSGVEKKRLTAWMYRINSVTISANNWEFFRVLINLALLCIGAPIDTSILMEHLNRSLDFIDSLYVGDGWYKDGQTYDYYNAFAFHYYGLLFAVHAADVMPERSARYRARARRFATDFILFFADDGSSIPYGRSLVYRFASVSFFSACVYANLECIPWGQMKGIIFRNLRWWFDGRMLDTAGLLSLGYTYPNTAMTEQYNAPGSPYWALKTYLLCAVPESHNFWQVKESSLAQIDKPGYLKKSQMVISPVSDGGRILYNPGQYGEYELRQQAAKYGKFSYSSLSGFCISSDSFDLELTGCDCSLVLSEDGSNWRVRRHVEDSWFDGKSLVSMWRPWEDVEIRTEVIPLGDWHVRIHTIHTKRRLYVAEGGFSYPHSGDKNDIQETMKSRYLQGAVIRSSSRRLQSREGTEKIDIESALYSFHGWSDFCLTGPLPAMNIVWPRVGIPVLRGELKAGKESDFISVSAVLQSRDGWRLNLKQALCAMKKLNESAKMKQHSKKLDFLAGADILPT